A window of Synechococcus sp. MEDNS5 contains these coding sequences:
- a CDS encoding lactate dehydrogenase, with product MSFSGITLAGALLAGTVDAQIRFDDCQPAAGGGITCNTVPYGNTRADMIDGEYGLLDQASPGWAEYNPYEGYDDMLGGNQT from the coding sequence ATGTCCTTCTCCGGCATTACACTGGCCGGTGCGCTTCTGGCGGGCACGGTGGATGCACAGATCCGCTTCGATGATTGCCAGCCGGCAGCGGGGGGTGGCATCACCTGCAACACGGTTCCCTATGGCAACACCAGGGCCGACATGATCGATGGCGAGTACGGCCTGCTCGATCAGGCCAGTCCAGGCTGGGCTGAATACAACCCCTACGAGGGCTACGACGACATGCTGGGTGGCAATCAGACCTGA
- the rsmI gene encoding 16S rRNA (cytidine(1402)-2'-O)-methyltransferase, with protein MKQRAEPDAGVLYVVGTPIGHLGDLSPRARALLIAVDTIACEDTRHSGQLLSALGSQARRCSFHQHNTHARIPQLLEELGDGRSVAVISDAGLPGISDPGEELVMAAREAKHAVICIPGPCAATTALVSSGLPSGRFCFEGFLPSKGRERKERLMELAAEQRTTVLYEAPHRLLKLLQELSEHCGGDRPLQVGRELTKRHEEQVGPSVNAALEHFAQHAPQGEFTLVLGGATPTEVPQYSEERCLEELRELINQGLKASEAARELAPTSGRSRRELYALLHEAEKQAD; from the coding sequence GTGAAGCAGCGGGCCGAGCCTGATGCCGGAGTGCTTTATGTGGTCGGCACCCCGATCGGGCACCTCGGCGACCTCTCCCCACGCGCCCGGGCTTTGCTGATCGCGGTGGACACCATCGCCTGTGAAGACACCCGCCACAGCGGCCAGCTCCTCAGCGCCCTGGGATCCCAGGCGAGGCGCTGCAGCTTCCACCAGCACAACACCCACGCCCGCATCCCCCAGCTCCTGGAGGAACTGGGGGATGGCCGCAGCGTTGCTGTAATCAGTGATGCTGGCCTGCCGGGCATCAGTGACCCTGGAGAGGAGCTGGTGATGGCAGCCCGAGAGGCGAAGCATGCGGTGATTTGCATCCCAGGCCCCTGTGCCGCCACCACAGCGCTGGTGAGCAGCGGCCTTCCCAGCGGTCGTTTCTGCTTCGAGGGTTTCCTGCCCTCCAAAGGCCGGGAACGCAAGGAGCGCCTGATGGAACTTGCCGCTGAGCAGCGCACAACGGTGCTGTACGAAGCCCCCCATCGCCTGCTCAAACTGCTGCAGGAGCTCTCGGAGCACTGCGGTGGCGACCGGCCGCTGCAAGTGGGCCGGGAGCTCACCAAGCGCCATGAAGAGCAGGTGGGTCCCAGTGTGAATGCCGCCTTGGAGCATTTTGCCCAGCACGCTCCCCAGGGGGAATTCACCCTGGTGCTCGGAGGGGCCACGCCCACTGAAGTGCCCCAGTACAGCGAAGAGCGCTGCCTCGAAGAGCTGCGCGAGCTGATCAACCAGGGCCTGAAAGCCAGCGAAGCGGCGAGGGAGCTGGCCCCGACCAGCGGACGCAGCCGCAGAGAGCTTTATGCGCTTTTGCATGAGGCGGAAAAGCAGGCAGACTGA
- a CDS encoding polyribonucleotide nucleotidyltransferase — translation MQGQTQSISFDGREIRLTTGRYAPQAGGSVMIECGDTSVLVTATRSSGREGIDFLPLICDYEERLYAAGRIPGSFMRREGRPPERATLISRLIDRPMRPLFPSWLRDDLQIVATCMSLDERVPADVLSVTGASMATLLAGIPFHGPMAAVRVGLLGDDFVLNPSYREIERGDLDLVVAGTPEGIVMVEAGANQLPEQDVIEAIDFGYEAVCELIKAQESILKEAGIEQVKPEQPEEDSTLPVYLEKACTKAIGEVLSQFEQSKADRDSKLDAIRSSTAETIEGLKESDPVRKLVSANSKALPTSFKALTKKLMRQQIVKDGKRVDGRTLDQVRPISAAAGVLPKRVHGSGLFQRGLTQVLSTATLGTPSDAQEMDDLNPSTEKTYLHHYNFPPYSVGETKPMRSPGRREIGHGALAERAIMPVLPAKDTFPYVVRVVSEVLSSNGSTSMGSVCGSTLALMDAGVPLKAPVSGAAMGLIKEGDEVRILTDIQGIEDFLGDMDFKVAGTDKGITALQMDMKITGLAMSTISEAINQARPARLHILEKMMEAIDTPRDGLSPHAPRLLSFRIDPELIGTVIGPGGRTIKGITERTNTKIDIEDSGIVTIASHDGAAADEAQKIIEGLTRKVNEGEVFSGAITRIIPIGAFVEILPGKEGMIHISQLSEARVEKVEDVVKVGDEVTVRVREIDNRGRINLTLRGVPQNGEDAEPAPAPTPVAPLN, via the coding sequence GTGCAAGGTCAGACACAGTCAATCTCCTTCGACGGTCGGGAGATTCGGCTGACCACGGGGCGCTATGCCCCTCAGGCCGGCGGATCCGTGATGATCGAGTGTGGGGACACCTCGGTGCTGGTCACCGCCACCCGATCCTCAGGCCGTGAAGGCATCGACTTCCTGCCTCTCATCTGCGACTACGAAGAAAGGCTGTACGCCGCAGGTCGCATCCCAGGCAGCTTCATGCGCCGGGAAGGCCGCCCCCCCGAGCGGGCCACCCTGATCAGCAGACTGATCGACAGGCCGATGCGGCCGCTCTTCCCCAGCTGGCTCCGCGATGACCTGCAGATCGTCGCCACCTGCATGTCCCTTGATGAGCGCGTACCGGCTGATGTGCTGTCAGTCACCGGCGCGTCGATGGCGACCCTGCTGGCCGGCATTCCGTTCCATGGGCCGATGGCGGCCGTGCGCGTCGGCCTGCTTGGCGACGACTTTGTGCTCAATCCCAGCTACCGCGAAATCGAGCGAGGCGATCTGGATCTGGTGGTTGCTGGAACCCCAGAAGGGATCGTGATGGTGGAAGCCGGAGCCAATCAGCTTCCCGAACAGGATGTGATCGAAGCGATCGACTTCGGCTACGAAGCGGTCTGCGAGCTGATCAAGGCTCAGGAGTCGATCCTCAAGGAGGCGGGGATCGAACAGGTGAAGCCGGAACAACCCGAAGAGGACTCCACCCTGCCGGTGTATCTGGAAAAAGCCTGCACCAAGGCGATCGGCGAAGTTCTCAGCCAGTTCGAGCAAAGCAAGGCGGATCGCGACAGCAAGCTGGACGCCATCCGCAGCAGCACCGCGGAGACGATCGAAGGGCTGAAAGAGAGCGATCCGGTGCGCAAGCTGGTGTCAGCCAACAGCAAAGCGCTTCCCACCAGTTTCAAGGCGCTCACCAAGAAGCTGATGCGTCAGCAGATCGTGAAGGACGGCAAGCGGGTGGACGGCCGCACCCTGGACCAGGTTCGCCCGATCAGTGCTGCCGCCGGGGTGCTTCCCAAACGCGTGCATGGATCAGGCCTCTTCCAACGCGGCCTGACCCAGGTGCTCTCCACCGCCACCCTGGGCACCCCCAGTGACGCGCAGGAGATGGATGACCTGAACCCCAGCACCGAAAAAACCTATCTGCATCACTACAACTTCCCCCCCTACTCCGTGGGTGAAACCAAGCCGATGCGCTCGCCTGGCCGCAGAGAAATCGGCCATGGAGCACTGGCAGAGCGGGCCATCATGCCCGTGCTGCCTGCCAAGGACACCTTCCCCTACGTGGTGCGCGTGGTGAGCGAGGTGTTGAGTTCCAACGGCTCCACCTCCATGGGCTCTGTGTGCGGCAGCACCCTGGCCCTGATGGATGCGGGTGTCCCCCTCAAAGCACCCGTGAGTGGTGCCGCCATGGGTCTGATCAAGGAAGGTGATGAGGTGCGGATTCTCACCGACATCCAGGGCATCGAGGATTTCCTTGGCGACATGGACTTCAAGGTGGCCGGCACCGACAAGGGCATCACCGCCCTGCAGATGGACATGAAGATCACCGGGCTGGCGATGAGCACCATTTCCGAGGCCATCAATCAAGCCAGGCCGGCACGCCTTCACATCCTCGAAAAGATGATGGAAGCGATCGACACACCGCGCGACGGACTCTCTCCCCATGCCCCGCGTCTACTGAGCTTCCGGATCGACCCAGAACTGATCGGCACCGTGATCGGTCCTGGTGGCCGCACCATCAAGGGCATCACCGAGCGCACCAACACCAAGATCGACATCGAAGACAGCGGCATCGTGACCATCGCCTCCCACGACGGAGCGGCGGCCGATGAAGCTCAGAAGATCATCGAAGGGCTCACCCGCAAGGTGAACGAAGGCGAAGTCTTCAGCGGTGCGATCACAAGGATTATTCCGATTGGTGCCTTCGTGGAGATCCTTCCTGGCAAAGAGGGCATGATTCACATCTCCCAGCTTTCCGAGGCGCGCGTGGAGAAAGTGGAGGATGTGGTGAAAGTGGGCGACGAGGTCACCGTGCGTGTGCGCGAGATCGACAACCGCGGCCGCATCAACCTCACCCTGCGCGGTGTGCCTCAGAACGGAGAGGACGCCGAACCCGCACCGGCCCCCACACCGGTGGCACCCCTCAACTGA
- a CDS encoding 3'(2'),5'-bisphosphate nucleotidase CysQ, with product MMPIAPTLPAGIDQTQLLEALRPLCWGAADILRAYARGEQPPHGFPRALSVEDGGEGPVSAADLAVNQWLLDGLRSAFPDAGWTLLSEETAKEQLTPGKRLPAEWLWILDPLDGTKDFLQGTGEYAVHLALVQGERPVLGVVLLPEANELWFGVVGQGSWCENRPAERSPVRFSDRTNDLVLVASRSHRDDRLERLIDALPLGSSKAVGSVGCKVATILRGEADVYISLSGKSAPKDWDMAAPEAVLLAAGGAFTHADGRLLTYNTGDVRQAGCLIASHGKAHAALENQAARAMAEIDPGFPV from the coding sequence ATGATGCCGATTGCTCCGACCCTTCCTGCCGGCATCGATCAAACCCAACTGCTCGAGGCCCTGCGCCCGCTCTGTTGGGGTGCGGCCGATATCCTCCGGGCCTACGCCCGCGGTGAGCAGCCCCCTCACGGTTTTCCCAGGGCTCTCAGTGTTGAAGATGGCGGTGAAGGCCCTGTTTCAGCGGCGGATCTGGCCGTGAATCAGTGGCTTCTCGATGGCTTGCGCTCGGCATTCCCGGATGCCGGGTGGACCTTGCTGAGCGAGGAGACCGCCAAAGAGCAGCTCACTCCGGGCAAGCGCCTACCCGCTGAGTGGCTCTGGATCCTCGACCCCCTCGACGGCACCAAGGATTTCCTGCAAGGCACGGGGGAATACGCCGTGCATTTGGCTCTCGTGCAGGGGGAGCGTCCGGTGCTGGGGGTGGTGCTGCTTCCAGAGGCCAATGAGCTCTGGTTCGGTGTGGTGGGCCAGGGCAGCTGGTGCGAGAATCGTCCTGCCGAGCGCAGCCCCGTGCGCTTCAGTGACCGCACCAACGATCTGGTGCTCGTGGCCAGCCGCAGCCACCGGGATGATCGTCTGGAACGTTTGATCGATGCTTTGCCCCTGGGCAGCTCCAAAGCTGTGGGCAGCGTCGGCTGCAAAGTGGCCACGATCCTGCGCGGAGAGGCTGATGTGTACATCTCTCTCTCTGGCAAGAGTGCCCCGAAGGACTGGGACATGGCGGCTCCAGAAGCGGTCTTGCTCGCTGCTGGAGGGGCTTTCACACATGCCGATGGCCGTCTTCTCACCTACAACACCGGCGACGTCCGCCAGGCTGGTTGCCTGATCGCCAGTCATGGAAAAGCCCATGCCGCCCTGGAGAATCAGGCGGCACGGGCGATGGCAGAGATTGATCCCGGGTTCCCGGTGTGA
- a CDS encoding early protein (E6) encodes MPSQPRNRVGEVYGKLTVLRLSERRTKGGNVFWWCRCSCGREREVPGDKLSHNTSRKKPVVIACLACARELQVEAVQVRNDRDEQERREEAHRNRSALQGQVPDSWLRLALTDAHARELGQVLFFRGTRCLRNHLAPYRINGGCLACAGQRPSALTEAPSSGSD; translated from the coding sequence ATGCCATCGCAACCCCGAAATCGTGTCGGCGAGGTGTACGGCAAGCTCACGGTGCTGCGGCTTTCAGAGCGGCGCACCAAGGGCGGGAATGTCTTCTGGTGGTGCCGTTGCTCCTGTGGTCGAGAGCGGGAGGTCCCTGGAGACAAGCTCTCGCACAACACCAGTCGTAAGAAACCGGTCGTGATCGCGTGCCTTGCGTGCGCTCGGGAGCTGCAGGTTGAGGCGGTCCAGGTACGGAATGATCGCGATGAGCAGGAGCGGCGGGAGGAGGCGCATCGCAACAGGAGCGCATTGCAAGGCCAGGTGCCAGACAGCTGGCTCAGGCTGGCGTTGACGGATGCCCACGCGCGGGAGCTCGGCCAGGTGCTCTTTTTCCGGGGGACGCGCTGCCTGCGCAATCATCTGGCGCCTTATCGCATCAATGGGGGATGCCTGGCTTGTGCTGGTCAGAGGCCCTCAGCGCTGACTGAAGCGCCTTCTTCGGGGTCTGATTAG
- a CDS encoding helix-turn-helix domain-containing protein: MAPSRLNDSQKQELLDRYRKGEPSVALADAFACSANTVSRTVRALLSEEEYSALKASRARGASLPQPQRQPEVPIEVSVEDPASPEGEDEASSGLALDDADDFGADEPEALADEESGEGFPGGEEFHEVAVLPVDLPQVNTQQVHCLPFEAGVLPDSVYMLVDKTVELDPRPLSDFPELGMADPEEQSLQALCLFTSPRTAKRQCGRSQRVIKVPDTQVFAITTRHLVARGITRLLVEGALYALDA; this comes from the coding sequence ATGGCTCCAAGCCGGCTTAACGACAGTCAGAAGCAGGAGCTCCTGGATCGCTACCGCAAGGGTGAGCCCAGTGTCGCTCTGGCGGATGCCTTTGCCTGCAGTGCCAACACGGTGAGTCGCACGGTGCGCGCCTTGCTCTCGGAGGAGGAGTACAGCGCCCTCAAAGCCTCCCGTGCTCGCGGGGCTTCATTGCCACAGCCTCAGCGGCAGCCTGAGGTTCCGATTGAGGTGTCTGTTGAGGATCCAGCCAGCCCCGAGGGAGAGGACGAGGCTTCGTCAGGTCTGGCTCTGGATGACGCCGATGATTTTGGGGCCGATGAACCGGAGGCCCTCGCTGATGAGGAGTCTGGAGAAGGGTTCCCAGGTGGGGAGGAGTTCCATGAGGTGGCGGTGCTCCCCGTTGACCTGCCCCAGGTGAACACTCAGCAGGTGCATTGCCTGCCGTTTGAAGCCGGAGTGCTTCCCGACAGTGTTTACATGCTGGTGGACAAGACGGTTGAACTGGATCCGCGGCCGCTCAGCGATTTTCCTGAGCTGGGTATGGCTGATCCTGAAGAGCAGTCGCTGCAGGCGCTTTGCCTGTTCACCAGTCCGCGCACAGCGAAACGCCAGTGCGGCCGCAGCCAACGTGTGATCAAGGTGCCTGATACCCAGGTATTTGCCATCACCACGCGCCACCTGGTGGCCCGAGGCATCACCCGCTTGCTGGTGGAGGGTGCGCTCTACGCGCTCGACGCCTGA